The sequence CACATGACCATCATGTGTTGGTGCATGCTgaaattaaaagaagaaaaagaaactatGGTTTTACTAGCCACATGGCAGCAGTGAAAATTAATCCAAACCACTTTTGCAGATACACAAGTTTCAGAATTAAATACTAGGTCAAGACACGCCAATTTAGTCACCACATTTCAGATCTGTCCTCAAAAAAATGATatagttgatgaaatagtaaaatCCACAAACAGATAAGTTATAAATACATAATTTATAGGAACTTGAATTAGACTACCTAAACTTGAAAGGTTTGGAATATATCCAAAATAGGCACTATTTCAAGCCCTTCCAGCAGAAGTTGTGGCAAATGCATACAAGGAAAATTCTGTATAAGCTACTACTCCATGAAGAGCTAAAAGTGAATTACTCTAGACCAGTTTTTCTATATGATTGTGGTATTGCCAGGTCCATAATCTTGCAAACATGCAGGTCAATATTGAAATCATGAAAACGCCAATTGATCATAATTAGTTTGTCAAAatgatctatttgtatcatttttcttGGTAtaaataccaatgtaagttgtgaAAGACAATGAGAAAAGATTTTTATCAGAAAAATTGCCTTTCATTATTGTGTAGATACACCAAGATAAAATTACCTGCTTCAAGTGGAACAGGCGATATCAATTCGAAAGTAGCTGTGACGTTATCACCGGGCATCACCATCTTTACATTCTCAGGGAGCTCAACTTTACCAGTAACATCTGCAGTTCTCAAGAAGAACTGGGGCATGTAATTTGAGAAAAATGCAGTGTGGCGACCACCTTCATCCTTCGTAAGCACATAAATTTCTGCCTCAAATTTCTTGCAAGTCTTTAATGTACCAGGCTTGCATACTACCTACAATAATTTCAACAACCGTATCTCCATTTAACCACATGTTTAGAAAAAATTACTACATGAGTTAACCTAAAACTGAAGCCAAGTCAAGGTTTACTTTATCATGTACACCTACATTGGCCATACATGTTAACAACTGAAGAGAAGAGATAGTAAAAAAGTTTGTGTATTGCCATTGCTCATGAGTGTCATACTGTAATATTTAGTTGCTGTGAAATGTTGCAACATCAAAGGTTGATGGCACTGCTAACAGTCCACAGGAACATTATGACAATGATGCTAACCTGCCCTCGTTGCACATCTCCACGTTTCAGCCCACGTAAAAGAAGGCCAACATTGTCACCAGCCTACATGGGGCAAAACCTTACAATCTATTCTGCAGAGGCAtatcaaaacaaaataaaatggCAAGTTATTTACTTACCTGTCCATGATCCAATATCTTCTTGAACATTTCAACACCAGTAACAGTAGTTTTCAGAGGCCCACTCTGATTACAGAAAAAAATACATTAACTATATCCAATATATTTCTAGCATAATAATGAGCAACCTAAAAAGGAAAGGATGAAGAATCATTAATGCAACCTGAATTCATAAAATATGTTGTCTTATTTAATATCAGAATCGTACTAGAAGTAACTATTTCAAAAGCTAGAGTATGAAATACTGGTTCCTTTCTAATACAAACACAAAATTTCGGATCAGTCATACAATTTCTATTTATAAATGAAGGTAAATGATGTGAAATAGACATTGAAATTTCAATTAACATTTCAGATAAAAGACAGTTAAGAAAGACAGTTCAAATTTCCTACAAAAAAGAAAATCCAGGAGCAGATCCAAATGCAGATGATTCTCGAGAATCTTGACGGACTATTTTTTTCACCTGTGTCAACCCTAAAACTTCAACATCGTCTCCGGTTTTAATTGTTCCTTGCTCAATACGGCCAGTAACAACAGTTCCACGTCCCTGTAGGCATAAAGACCATCCAAAAGAACCTTTAAGTTCCACAATACCTTCACCAAAGTAAGATCAGATAAGTAGAATCTGAACAACATCAAGCAGGAAATAACAATAAATTTCttaacaaaaaaaattttaagggaCACAacataaagaaaacaaaagcttCAATCAATGGATCAGTTCTAAATTCTaaccatgaaatcaattataaagttGATCTATGGTTGGCATGTTCTCTTATTTCAGTTGGCTGATGAATGGCATTACACTGATAGCGATTTTTTAGGCTTACCAATTTAACCCTCAAAATAAAATTAACAGACAATTTATCAACAAATTCTTTTCCATTTTGTAAAGGCTACCTAGAGGTTGTCCACAATCAGCCATAAAATCCAGAATATGTCATAATTCCTAAAATCTACTATCTTCACTTAAAGACGAATAAGAATATTTCATGCAGAAATGTCATCATTAAGTCGAGAAAATTTCCTGTTCCCTAGATAACATATAGTGCaagcaaaagaaaataaagatcatACAATAAAAACTGCTCAAAATTCCAATTAGTTCCCAAATGATAAGTCTAGTTTAGATGCATATCAAAGTAACATGCTATTGACCTGTATTGAAAACACATCTTCAATTGGTATGAGAAATGGCTTGTCAAGCTGACGTATTGGATCTGGTATGTATTCATCTACTGCATCCATTAATTTTAGAATTGCCTGTTTGCCAATTTCTTCATTTGTTCCCTGCAAAGCGCACAATGCTGAGCCTCGAATAATAGGAATCTCATCCCCAGGGAACTTGTAAAAGCTGAGCAGCTCTGTAGATAAGCAAAAGAATGTAAAGCATAACCAATCTATCAGAAATAGTTTTTTCACAAAGAAATAGTGTCATGCAACAGCATACCTCGAAGCTCCAGTTCTACAAGCTCTAGTAACTCAGGATCATCAACAGCATCAACCTTGTTCAGAAAGCAGACAAGTGATGGCACACCCACCTATGAGGCGCAATAGATAAAAAAGAACTGAATTAGTCTACAGAAACACCAGACAGATTATCCATGAAAAGACTAATTCAATAGCATGGCATTATATTAAACAAGAGTAATACCTGGCGAGCAAGCAGAATATGCTCCTTTGTTTGGGGCATTGGTCCATCAGGTGCTGATACAACAAGGATACCACCATCCATTTGAGCAGCTCCAGTGATCATATTCTGTTTATTGATAGAACAATAAGGCAGACAATAAAGAGACACTCTTCCTCTCACTCAATTTTCTCCCAGGTATTAGTTAATATGTTAGAGAAGAATACAAAGAGGGTGTTACCCTTGTGATAACTCGTAAAGCAAATAAGCCACTCACAGCAAACACAAATATCAATTGATGACAATAAAACAGTACTTAATATCCTTAACATATTTTTAAGATTGAGTAAAAATTTCAAGAAGTAAAAGTTATGTAATTTCAGTATATAGCAGTTGACACTCCAGTACACATTAATTTGAGATGATTTCAACACTATACAACTACAGATTGATTTCCCTAGGGAAAAGACTTACTAATAGCTACTTGTGTTAGAAACTGTTTCAGGTTGCTAGACTTGAAATTTCTGAATCATTAGTCATACCAGGAAAAAAGGCCCGTCAAAGAAAATTCCAATAGTCTAGATACAAAATTGAAGTTCAAAAGTATTGATGGCCAGTTaagagttgtaataattttagtgCAAAAAAGATTGTATGGAGCTTTCAATCATTATGACCATAGTTACAGCAGTTGGTGTAGTGATACTGATGGTGGTCAGTGATGGCATAAGCAGTAACAATGGTGGTAATAAGTGATGTGAGCAAGGTGACGATATGATGATGACAGATGATCACAGCCACCGTGATGATTGCAGTAGTTGATGATGGTTACGGTTGTACTATTGGCAGTGAGAATGGTAGTGATGAAATTAATGGCAGTTGCAATGAAGGTGGAAGAAGTGGTGATTGTGATAAACACGATGGCAGTAGCAAAAGCTATGATGAAGTTAATGTTAGCGATGCGACTATAGAAAGTGACAATGGCAGCGGTAGTGATTAAAAACTGTTGGTGGAAGTATTGAGATGGATGATTGCAGTCATAGTGACATTGTTGGTgatggtggtgatgatgatgagtaAGAATGATGATGGCAACAATCACCAATGACGATGGAGGTGGTGCAATGAGGCAATAGTGATGATGGTAACAGTAATGATAGTCACAAATTATGATAACAGCTACTGCCAGTGGTCATTG comes from Musa acuminata AAA Group cultivar baxijiao chromosome BXJ3-3, Cavendish_Baxijiao_AAA, whole genome shotgun sequence and encodes:
- the LOC103978889 gene encoding elongation factor Tu, mitochondrial — protein: MATAAALRNPNSRRLLRFSPASPLIYSCCRGAIVGPEPQSLPGPILGGEPAAAHWLRRSMATFTRTKPHVNVGTIGHVDHGKTTLTAAITKVLAEEGKAKAVAFDEIDKAPEEKARGITIATAHVEYETAKRHYAHVDCPGHADYVKNMITGAAQMDGGILVVSAPDGPMPQTKEHILLARQVGVPSLVCFLNKVDAVDDPELLELVELELRELLSFYKFPGDEIPIIRGSALCALQGTNEEIGKQAILKLMDAVDEYIPDPIRQLDKPFLIPIEDVFSIQGRGTVVTGRIEQGTIKTGDDVEVLGLTQSGPLKTTVTGVEMFKKILDHGQAGDNVGLLLRGLKRGDVQRGQVVCKPGTLKTCKKFEAEIYVLTKDEGGRHTAFFSNYMPQFFLRTADVTGKVELPENVKMVMPGDNVTATFELISPVPLEAGQRFALREGGRTVGAGVVSKVIS